Part of the Zingiber officinale cultivar Zhangliang chromosome 6A, Zo_v1.1, whole genome shotgun sequence genome, tctaaattttttactaactaattttgatgaagtccaaaataaaatttattaacatattttttttcttttcacactAAAACTAATTTATCATGTGTAGCAGTGTTATATAATTATGACACATGCATGATATTCATAATTTATATTACACATGCATGATTTACTAAAAAAATTAAAGGGTAAGTAGTGCCACCACCTTTGAGATTTTTGAAGATCTAAGTGCTTCCTTTGGTAAATTATTTACATTTATTGATCTCTTGTACAACAATTCAACAATTTTACTTCTTATGATTAACGAAGTAAGCAAACACACCAACAAATGGAGCATTGACATAAGTGGTGGGCTCAGTTAGCGCCGCCTGACGTCGATCATCGTCGAAGTAATCTGTTCCATTGTTAGGCCCTCCGATAATAGCTCCAGTCAGCTCATTTAGATTAGGATTGGGGTTGTCTAAGTAAGAGAAGCCGTCTGTGCATGGAATGAAAGAGGGATGCGCATCGATGGACGGGAGGGAGGCCGCCCTGTGATGAATGTGCTGAGGGAACTTGGGGCCGAAACCGACCATGTAAGACATTCCCATTGGATTGGTGCCTAAGATGTAGTCCGCCTACATCGACAAACAACATTAATTCATTGCTATTCAGAGAAAGCAATTAATAGAGTTTCGATGGTAAATTAATTACCTGATTTTTTGcaaattctacaagcttccaagcGGGGAATTTGGTGTTGCCGCAAGTGATTCTTTGCCTAGCTAGCCTGACATGTTTAGCATAGATAAGAGCGAGCAAAGAAAGTGAACCGACGGCTTGATTGTTGCACCCTTCGGTCTTAAAGAGCAGACCCCCTGTACATATATAAATGATTAAATGAATTATATATTCTCTAATTTGAGAAATATTTTCACTCTGCCATTTAATTTTCTCCATCGAGAAAATGATAATTAATAACACGAGAAGTTATTAGTTAATTGACGAACCTGGTGTGTATTTGATGGTCCTGGTGGGGGATTCTGGTAGCACGCCGCATGCAAAGGTTTGAGCTTCTTTTTTGTACTGACCAATCTgcaattttaatttgttaaaaaaaattgtcataattaagtaaaaaaataaagccggtttataattttaaaaattattttgaaaagtaaatatatttattttatatttatattcattaatagatatatgaaaattaattaatacCTGGCTTAGGAGGACGTAAATTCCTGCATGTTTATTGTCCCATGAAAACTCAGTGTCAATAGAAGAATAGTCAGTTACTTCTTGCATGAGTTTGATTTTTCGAATGGCTGCGTCAACATGTTTTTGGTATTTTTGGCTGTCGGTGGCTTTATTCAACCATGCTCCAGCCCAAGCTAACTCATCCTGcaacataattatataaatattttactagaaataaaagcaattaattaaaacaatattaattataattacttGGTAGCCACTGAAATCACAGTAAAATGGGCAGACTGCGTCGCCAATGCTATCGTTGTATGAGCCCTGGTAGGTGTTTGCGAAATAATACGCCtgcaaaaaatttttaaaaaaacaaataaattaaattgtatacttttaaaaaaaaattacaagaattgATAATTGAATGCAAGCGTATTGTGCGTGCGTGTGCGTGTTGAATTTAAATAAGCATCGAAATTAGTTCTGTATGTATAAGAGAACTTATATACGTACATAATTGTAAAATCTTTGAAATTATATACATTTTTCTAGTGATAAAATACTATCACAATACCGTTCCTATAGCGCTAATCACTTCTATTATTAATTTCAGGGTTTCAAATACGTACCTCCTTCGCTTTAGACAACAAGCGCCAGGAGTAGGCAGGGTCGGCGATCTTGAAGACGATTGAGGCAGCAGCCAGCGCGGCGGCGATCTCGCCGGCGACCTCGGAGCCCGGGTGAGTGGTGTTGATGGCGTACACGGGGCGCGGGGTGTCCATGTCCTCGGGCCGTTCCCAGCAGTTGTGGTCACTGTTGGGGTTGCCCACCATGGCGTAGACCGTGTTGGGCAAGTTGGCCGTGGCCTTGAGCAAGAAATCCGTGTTCCATTTCAGAGTTTCCGCAGCATTAATCCACTCGTCTCCCATGGCCATCCCGTCGCCGAACTCGATGATGCTCCACGCCAACAACGTCGCCGTGAACGCCATCGGAAAGCTGTACTTCACGTTGTCCCCCGCGTCGTAGTATCCCCCCGTTAGATCAACCTAAACAAATTAAGAAACATTATACAAGTTGTTCCTCGTAGACACAAGAATAGGCAGTCATGTATAGATAGCTAAATTGTCTTACACCAGCCTCTTGGCCATCGCGTAGAGCCGAGTTCTTTCTCCAAGTCATGCGCTGCCAAGAAGGGAGATGGCCTGATCGCTGCCCTTCGAAGAACAACAAGCTCTTGCTCAGCGCGAGCTTGTAATCGTGCTTTTGCTCCCATCCAACCGATGCCGTTGACATCAACAACAACACACCACAAACAACAACGCAAATCCTCTCCATCgacattttcttttcctttcaagTCAATTCTTTGTCATCTCAATTAATCGGTATTTTATAGACACAGATGATCTTAATAGGATAGTGGTTCATGACACCATTGTTCAACATTCTCACTTGCCAAATAAGGCAATAAATTTCCTTAAGAagtttatctatatatatatatatatatatatatatatttcaagtCAGTGCTAAACCTTATTTGAATAATAAAACTATGCATGATAGGATCTAATCAACGAAATATTGAATTGATTCGTAATAGTTTATTCCATTTAATTTGGAAAGAAACCATCCTTACAATAATAAATGTCTAATTTTGTGAGCattaatttgaaaat contains:
- the LOC121995156 gene encoding endoglucanase 8-like, which translates into the protein MERICVVVCGVLLLMSTASVGWEQKHDYKLALSKSLLFFEGQRSGHLPSWQRMTWRKNSALRDGQEAGVDLTGGYYDAGDNVKYSFPMAFTATLLAWSIIEFGDGMAMGDEWINAAETLKWNTDFLLKATANLPNTVYAMVGNPNSDHNCWERPEDMDTPRPVYAINTTHPGSEVAGEIAAALAAASIVFKIADPAYSWRLLSKAKEAYYFANTYQGSYNDSIGDAVCPFYCDFSGYQDELAWAGAWLNKATDSQKYQKHVDAAIRKIKLMQEVTDYSSIDTEFSWDNKHAGIYVLLSQIGQYKKEAQTFACGVLPESPTRTIKYTPGGLLFKTEGCNNQAVGSLSLLALIYAKHVRLARQRITCGNTKFPAWKLVEFAKNQADYILGTNPMGMSYMVGFGPKFPQHIHHRAASLPSIDAHPSFIPCTDGFSYLDNPNPNLNELTGAIIGGPNNGTDYFDDDRRQAALTEPTTYVNAPFVGVFAYFRNH